Proteins encoded together in one Schistocerca americana isolate TAMUIC-IGC-003095 chromosome 8, iqSchAmer2.1, whole genome shotgun sequence window:
- the LOC124544971 gene encoding ABC transporter F family member 4-like produces the protein MPAKKGKRAAAKGEPEEVKTKVESPEENEPTEPKKPRAAAKKEDSNDEAEEEPVPEKEAKRGRGRPKKLDAPEKAPKGEPRKRGRPRKVAKDETEAAEDSAEEDNGVEEKKAAPRSAAKPGRPSKKRGRNAAAKEDSEEESDGADDKDLKIAVEHCKS, from the exons GGGTAAGCGTGCAGCAGCGAAGGGTGAGCCCGAAGAAGTGAAAACAAAAGTTGAATCACCGGAAGAAAATGAACCGACGGAACCGAAAAAGCCGCGAGCTGCTGCGAAGAAAGAAGATTCAAACGATGAAGCCGAAGAAGAGCCAGTGCCGGAAAAGGAGGCGAAAAGAGGCAGGGGCCGTCCGAAAAAATTAGATGCGCCAGAAAAAGCTCCAAAAGGTGAACCGAGGAAGAGGGGGCGCCCGAGGAAGGTAGCTAAAGATGAAACGGAAGCTGCGGAAGATTCTGCCGAAGAGGATAATGGCGTGGAGGAGAAGAAGGCGGCTCCTCGTAGTGCAGCCAAACCAGGAAGACCAAGCAAGAAACGTGGTCGTAATGCGGCTGCTAAAGAAGATAGTGAGGAAGAATCTGATGGCGCAGATGACAAAGATTTGAAAATTGCAGTGGAACATTG TAAATCATGA